GATGCTCCATGGATAACAAGGGCAGGCTGGAGACCTTGGCACCTAGAGGAGAGAATGAGCCACACAGACCCTGCAGGAGGTGGATCAAAGACAAGTGAGCCAGCTAAGCAGGTCAGGGCTCCTTAGTCCCCTGGACGTCCTCTGGCCCCTCCATCACTCAGCAGGGAAAGGCATTCCTCTGAGGTTGTTCCTTTCCCCTCATTGCATGGGCTCTGTTGACCACCAGTCCCAACTTGGTCCAGCCCGCTGCATTCTCCTACATCCTGCCCACTCCATGTGGCTTCCAGTGGCTGCACAATGAAGTCTAACTCTTAGATAAAAAAAAACCACTGCCTCTAGGCAGGGTGGAGAGGATGTGGCTTACCAGCAATTCACATGAACTCAGTGTGTGTCAGCAATAAGCTTTCTCACCAGAAGTAAAGAAGCAGAGAGGAAAATGGGCCTGTTCTCCACGGGGCAGGTCAGACAGACTTGGTCTTACTTCACATTCCAGGCATCACATTTGAAGAAGGGGATTTGTTTAGATGAAGGTACAGGAAGGTGGGCGCTTAAAACCTCTTAAGTTTAGGGTTGgatatggtggcttatgcctgtaatcccagaactttgggaggccaaggcaggtggatcacttgaggccaggagtttgagaccagcccggccaacatggcaaaaccctattctctactaaaaatacaaaatttagctgggtgtggtggcacacgcctgtaatcccagctacttgggaggctgaggcaggagaattggttgaacttgagaagcagaggttgcaatgagccaagattgtgccactgcactccagcctgggtgacagagcaaggctctatctcaaaaaaaaaaaaaaaaaaaaaaaaaaaaaaaaaaaaaaaaaaaacctgttaagtTGAGGTGGCTTGAAGAGCTGCCTGTCAGAGAATGGCCAGATGCTCACCAATTCTGCCTGCATCCATAGGAaaactacctttcccagcctcccttgcagttagGTTGAGGCCACATGACTGGGATCTGACCAATGGAGTGTGAGTAGCAGGGATATTTGCCATTTCCACACTTGGCCAAAAACCCCTGTGAGATTCTCTTTTTGCTGCTTCCCCTTACCTGTGTGGGTGAAAAGGGAAGACCCCAAGATGATGGACTCTGGTGATGGAAGGATCCTGAATCACTGCCATCACTTTGGGAAATACTTGCCAGAAAGCAGCCTCTCATTGGACTTTGCATGAAGTTTTCTGCCCAACCCTGAAATGAGTGGTCTTGGGTAGTAGTGAGTTGTCATTGGCGGCGTTTGTAGAGAGACTGGACTATCATTTTTGGGGAATGCAGAGAGGAGACTTCATGGAGAGGGACTGGATATTATGACCTCTCTGGTATATGCCAGCACTGATATCTAACGTGTAATTTAGCAGTATTCTTCTGAAAGTTGTTGAATTAAAGCAAATGGGATTGAAATCCCAACATTTCCCCAGAGTACTGGGCACCATCATAACCTCAGGATTAATGccatctgtcttagtccattttctatgGCTATAACAATACCATGGACTAGGTTATTTATGAAGAACATACATTTCTTTGGCTTATGattctagagactgggaagtccaagagcatggtgccagcatctggcaGGGGTCAtctcatggcagaaagcagaaaggCAAGCAAGctcttaagagagaaaaaaagtgggCTGAACTCCCCCAATAACAAACTCTCTCCCAccataacagcattaatccatgaCCTAACATCTTGTAAAGATCCCACCTCTTCACATAGTTACAATGGCAATGAAATTTCAGcctgagttttggaggggacattcaaatcATAGTATCATCAGAGACCGGTGTCTTGCCAGATGAATTCCAGGGATGGAGGCTTCAGGATCACCAGCTACAAGAAGCGGGTTTTTCAGAAAAGCAACGAGCCAAGAGGGTCAGAGTCTAGCTCTCTTTTGGTTGGAACAGTCAGAGAAATCAGCAGATGGGGATGTATTTCGTGCTGAAAATTTCTCCCACTCTTGTCTGGCCAACCCACAGACCAGTGTGTGTAACAGGAAGATGAGCCCTGTGTGTAAACAGGAAGATGAGCCCTCATCTGACTAAACAACTCTGGTGAATAAGAAATAAATCCTAATGGCTTCTGTCACCTTCCAAACCAGATGGACTTTTTCTTCCACCCATCCTCTCAGGAGAGGAAGGAGTCATAATCCCCAATATTGTCCTTACTTAGGCTGTTTAGAAGAAGGATTTACTCTTCTGGAACACTCCAGGACTCTAGGAGCCTGACCCAGAGAGGGATTAAATGACCAAGATCAAATTTACGTTTTAATATGATGCAGTTAATCCTCAGTGATAAACATGGCATATGCCACTGTTGAGAAGATGCTCCAGCCTAAAGAGGCAGGTCAGCAAATGTGGGTCTCTCCAAACAAAGCCCCGTCACCGAGAACAGCCCCACAGAGATGAATGCAACAGGCCCTTCTGCTTTGGGAATCTTCTCTAGTGAGGAGGGGGTGGTCTGATGGAGCCCTCCCTCACTGTGGGGAGCAGCTACCTAGCAGGTACAAAGGGTCATGGGGCCAAGGACAGAGTGGGTGATATTCTCCAAACCACATGACTGGGCTCTATCCTCAAAAGGGAGTTGACCAAGTTAAACCACAGAGCAAATTTGCAACACCACACTGTAGGCACTTTATGAATCTCAAGTGGGGGGAGAGAAGGCTCTACTTCACTCGAGGGCTGTGTCCTTCTTGAACATTTTCTGGGTAATCAAGTGCAAATCCCTAACTGCTCTGCTTGAGTTTGCCCTGAGAAGTTCAACCTCTGCCCCTTCCTGACTCCTTTGGTTCTTCAGGGACCCTCTAGACCCCCTGGTGTTGAAGACCCCCCTACCCCATAAGGACTGCAGCATCCTCCCAAGGTGTCCAGTTACTTTGCTTTATTTGCAGACTGAAGTTGGCTACATAAATCCATTGCACAGTCAACACATGTAGACTTGGCAAAAAGAGAGGACAATACAAAAATACAACTCTTGATAGTAAATGAGAGTGCCCTCAGCTCGTCCCAGTCTGTGTCAGTGGGGAGCCGGTGTTTAAGGTCAACATAGGAGGAGGTGCTGTGGAATGAGGAGGCATGGAGGCTTCCACCAATGTCACTGACCCAGTAAGATCCTGGGCTGAGCTGCATGGGCTCTTCTTGGCTGTGTGGTCATTTCTGCTGCCTTCAAACTTGGTCACTTCCTCCTCTAGGAAGGGGAAGAGAACCTCCCCAAGTCATCGGACACCCTCCACAAGGATCTGATCAGGGGCTGTGCAGTCGAAGCCAAGTGTATCCCTGGGACCACTGTGAGCACCCTTCCCTGgggcacctccagcctgggctgtctGCCTCTGGGCATCCCCGATGAAAGGGCTAAGAGACACAGCACAAAGGATCAACCTCTTAAAAGCtggggggaagaggggaagggagactgaggaaggggTTCTACCTGGGCCTCCCTTTGGTAGAttccagaaatatttactgaTGCCAACTTCTGCTCCTAGCCACTGGTCCCTTCTTGGAGGAAGCCCAGGTAGCCTCTTGGTTCTGAGGAACTGGAGTCCCAGGCCTTGGAGGACATCCCCAGTCAGAGCTGGTCCCAGCCCACTGACCAGAAGGTCTGAAGAGCCAGCATTTCTGTGGAGGTGGCAGGTCTTCTGGAGCGGCAGGTGGCTCTCCCTGTTCTTGTGGCTGGAGCCAGGGCCCTTCTCTGCCTATAACTacccccactcccccaacccaacaccccctcccttccttctcccctcctcccttccttctcccctcctcccttccttctcccctcctccttcccttccccctcttcctttccttccccctcttcttttccttccccctcctcccttccttctccccctcctcctttccttccccctcttcctttccttccccctcctcccttccttctccccctcctcccttccttcctcctcctcccttccttctcccctcctcccttccttctccccctcctcctttccttccccttcttcctttccttccccttcctcccttccttctccccctcctcctttccttccccctcctcccttccttccccctcctcccttccttctccccctcctcctttccttccccctcctcccttccttctcccctcctcccttccttctccccctcctactttccttctcccctcctcccttccttctcccctcctcccttccttttccccctcctcctttccttccccctcctgccctcctcccctcctcccttccttctccccctcctcctttccttccccctcttcctttccttccccctcctcccttccttccccctcctgccttccttccccctccAGTCTTCTCTTCCCACCCTGTTGTAGGCGGGGCTCCAGCGCTAGTCCCACCGGGACACCTGGACAGGCATTGTCTGTGACAACGGTGGCATTGGAAGGCCCTGGCAAGTGAACGCCCAGCCTCCCACCCGCCAAGTCCTCACAATCCCTATGCACAAACTCTGCGGGAAGCAGGCCAGGGAGCGCAGCTCACTGTCTTCCCCCCACCagcagccccagcctggccacatcGCAGCCGCAGCAGAGGACACCATGAACCAACGGGGGCTTATTCCCGCCCTCGGCCGTCCCAGCGGGCTCAGCAAGGGACAGCAGACTTCTGGAGTCACGGGGCCTCGCTGCCTCCGCAGAAAGCGGCACTGGTGCTGGGGGAAGCAGGAGGCAGCCGGCCCTGAGGCCCATGGGCTGAAGGCTCAGGCCTCACAGGGCCCCACCCGCGGGGGACCCAGGCTAGGCCAACCCACCCGTGGCAGACCCTACCATCCCTGGCGAGTTAGGGGTCTGGAAGGCCGGGTGGAGCTTGGTCAACAGCTCGGGCTCCTCGCCCTGGGCCCCACTTTTCCCGGAGGCCTCGGGGGCACCCAGCGGGTAGGCCTCCCGGGCCCGGCCGGTCCTAGAGCAGGTGAGGAAGGCCAGGCAGGCCCCGCGGAGGCGGGCCAGGTCCCGGTGGGTGGTCTCACTGACGAAGCAGTAGAGCACCGGGTCGGCGACGCAGTTGAAGCTGGTGAGCAGGAGGGAGAAGTGGTAGGCGTTGAAGACGCCCTTGGCGAAGTCGCAGCTGGCCTCCCAGACGCTGCGCACCAGCAGCAGCACGTGGTAGGGCAGGAAGCAGGCCAGGAAGATGACCACGGTGCTGAGCACCAGCCGCTGGATCTGGTCCTTGCGGCTCTTCTGGGTGCCGTGGCTCCGGCGCACGGCGCGCAGGATGCCCTGGTAGGACGCCAGCAGCAGGCAGATGGGGAAGAGGAAGCCCACCAGGAAGCGGTAGTAGTTGATGGCGCGCTGCCATGCCTGGATGGGGTAGTGCTCAAAGCACACGCGGTGCTGGTCCTCGTCCTCGATGACCTCCTCGTGCATCAGGAAGTAGATGCTGGTCAGCAGCTCCTTGGCCCAGATGACCACGCTGACGCCGACGGCCGCCTTCAGGGTCCGGAACTGGTGGAAGCGGAAGGGATGGGCCACAGCCAGGTAGCGGTCCACAGAGATGCAGCAGAGGAAGCCCACGCTGATGTAGATGTTCTCGTAGAGGAGGATGCCGCACACCTGACAGGACAGGTCGCCGTGAGACCAGTTGTCGTGCTGCAGCACGTACTGCAGCCAGAAGGGCAGCGAGCAGATGTAGAAGAGGTCGGCCACCGTCAGGTTGCACAGGTACACGCCCAGCTCGTTCCGGGCCTTGATCTGCAGGTAGCCGAAGTAGAGGGACAGGCAGTTGGCCGGGAAGCCTACCACCAGCACGGTAACATAGACCACCGGGGCCAGCGTCTGGTGGATGGTGTGGTCGATGGTGCAGCTCATGGAGGAGTTGTCTGCAGTGATGTTCCCCATCTTTGGGCCTGACGGGGCCACACTCCTCATGGGCTCAGGGACTGGGCCTGTCTCTCCACCGCCATCCTGTTTATAGAAGGTGGTTCAAGTTCTACCAAGGGCTGGGCATCGCTGGTGGTGGCAAGACCCTGAAAGTCAGAGGCAGGAAAGGCTTATAATAGTAGCTAACATGTATgtagcacctactgtgtgtcaggcaccgTTCTAAATTCTTTGCTCATTTAATTTAGAAGGTGTACTAGCCCACCAACTCCAATTCAACTACAGTATCTGAATGGTcggacatgatggctcacacctgtaagcccagcactttgggaggtgaaaggatcactcgagctcaagagttcaagaccagactgggcaacatggcaagcccttgtctctataaataaataactaaataacaaGAAGAATAGATCTGAATGGGAGccccaggtgcggtggctcacatctgtaatcccagcactttgggaagccaaggtgggcggatcacttgaggtcaggagttcgagaccagcctggccaatatggcaaaaacccgtctctactaaaaatacaaaaattagctgggcatggtggcagacacctgtaatcccaactactcgggaggctgaggcaggggattcacttgaacctgggaggcagaggttgcagtgagccaagatcgtgccactatactccagcctgggtgataggaggagactctgtctcaattaaaaaaaaaaaaaaaaaaagaatacatccGAATGGGTCACATACCAAGCCACTATAGGGTAGTTTACATCTCCCCTCCCCATTCCCTGGCTTTGCCTATTTATTCCCCatcctttatatattttcatgCTCCCTTGCTGTAGCAAGTAAGGCtggaggttctttttttttttttttttttttttttttgagatggagtctaactctgtcgcccaggctggagtgcagtgaaggcTGGAGGTTCTTATGAGCATGTACCCACCCTGAGCCTGCTCTCCCAGGGAGACATGGGGCAAAGATCAATTCTAACCCACACGCGACAGCACCGGCCACCCTCCTCATCCACAGCAATAGGCGGCATTCACATTTGTCCTATTTGCTCACAGGAATGTACTACTTAGGTCCATTTACACTGAGGCCACCGTCCCTCATGGGGGCCTCTCCAGAAGAGGCCCAACCTTGTCCACATTTTACCGAGTCCTGGCAAGAAACAAAAGCAGTTTCCCACAAGCACAGCCTGCACTCCTGGGTGCTCACCCAGCAGGAGctacctctcctctcctccatgGAGCTCCGGGAAAGCTCCGGGCCAAGGCCCCAGGACGTGAGCGCCAGGCCAGCCAGGTAGAGACTGTGCAAGTCACTTACCTTGTCTCAGCCTAGGTTTCCTCACCTGTCAAACAGATAAAAACACCTGCCCTTGGGGGTTAGTATCAAGGCCACATCAAATAATGGGTATGCAAACAGGGCATTGTTTTTCCAGGAGCAAAGAGGAGGAGTAAGAGATTATAATCTTATTGGAATCAGTGAAAAGTTCCTATTtattggccagatgcagtgggctcacacccgtaatcctagcattttgggaggctgaggtgggcagatcacttaaggtcaagagtttgagaccagcctggccaacatggcaaaactctgtctctactgaaaattagtcaggcatgctggcgggctcctgtaatcccagctactcaggaggctaaggcacgagaaccgcttgaacctgggaggcagagcacgcggtgagtcgagatcgcaccactgcgctccagcctgggtgacagagtgagactccatctcaaaaaaaagaagttcttatTATTGAGAATTTAACAAAGACGATTCCAGACATTTGAATAAGTTTGAGCAAGATAGAATACAATGTTttggtggggcgcagtggctcacacttgtaatcccagcactttgagaggaagaggcaggtggatcacctgaggtcaggagttcgaggccagcccggccaacatggtgaaaccccgtctctactaaaaattcaaaaattagccaggtgttgtggcgggcacctgtagtcccagctactcaggaggctgaggcatgagaatcactttaacccgggaggcagaggttgcagtgagctgagatcatgccactgcaccccagcctgggtaacagagcaagactccgtctcaaaaacaaaaacaaaaaaacttcttgGATGAATAGGTGAATGACACTTCCCATcttccaggtgaggaaactgcGGTTCTAAAGGGCAAGTGACTTGCCTGAAGCCAGCCTGAGGAAGGAAGAAGCGTTGCTGCTAGAATCCAGGTCTTCTTGCTCCACATCCCACCTCCCTGCCACATACAGTCTCTGCCTGAGACTCAGCTCCCAACCTCTCAGTTCCCAGAAAACAGGGACTCCCAGTCTCTGACTCACCTCTTCCGTCCTCTTCAGGGCACTGGCCTAGAATTCCAGTGATGGTGGTGGAGGGAGGtgcttcttgtttttgttgtggtaaaatacatgtaaaataacaTTTGCCATtttagccactttttttttttttttttttgagatggtatttcactcttgttacccaggctggagtgccatggcacgatctcgggtcaccgcaacctctgcctcccagattccagtgattctcctgcctcaacctcccaagtagctgggattacaggcatgcgccaacatgcccggctaattttgtcattttagtagagacggggtttcaccatgttggtcaggctggtctcaaactccccatcTCAGGTGAGCTGTatccattaaataataactccccagcccctagcaaccaccatttctgtctctatgaacttgactgttctaggtacctcatataaatggaatcagacagtatttgtccttttgtgtctggcttatttgatgtagtataatgtcttcaagattcatccatgttgtagcacacGTCagaattttctgcctttttaaggctgaataatagtccaCGGTATGCACAGCCCACATTTGGTTTATCCATGCATTGATGGACATTGGAATTGTttttaccttttggctattgtgaataaagctgctataaacatgagtgtaCCAAGATCTGTTCAAGTTCccactttcagttcttttgggtacataATCAGAATTGgtactgctggatcatatgttagttctatttttaattttttgaggaacttccctACCGTTTTCCGCAGTGGCTGCACCGTCTTACATTTCCACCGGCCATGCACAACTGTgggttttgggtttgtttgtttgtttgttttcatttgtatgttttgGTGGTAAGAAAAAGGTGGGAAGGAACAGCTGAAGTCCATGATCCCAAAACTCTGCCCAGAGCCCAGTGAATCAGAATTCGGCCCTAGTCACCTTCTCTTGTCAGTCCGCCTGTCCCTGAATGCAAGCTCACACCTGTGGGGCCAAGTGCTTTGCCAGGCTTACATATAAGGAAATCCACAGAAGCTCATGTCCCCGAATGGTCCCCAAGGCACTTATCCAGGGCCGTTCCTCTTTCTGAATTTACTTCAGGTTCTCCACAGTCCACACAAGATCCACCCACAGGAAGATAAAATCCATTCACAAAAGCACAGGCCCCCAGGCTCCCCCTCAAATGGCAAATGAAGCCCCCATGAAAGCACAACCAGTCATCTTGGAAATTCACTGAGTGTCATCAGGCTATGGTTTACGAGTGGTGGGTGTATATACGTGTAGGGTGGTGCTTCCTCTTTCCTAGGCCAACAATAAGCTAATTCTGGCAACCAAAGTCAGAAACATTCAAGCCTACAGaacaaagaagaaacatttacTGCGTTTAGATGAAAGCACCTCCTACGTTTATTTTGGAGAGAAAAGAGGGTTTTGGTATTCTAACGCTGCAGTGCTTGAACTTAGGTGCATCAGAATCCCCTGGGGAATTTGTTATGACAGATCGCTAAGCCTCACCTCCAGAGTTTCAGACACAGTGAGTCTGGGCTGGGGCTCAGGAATTTTACATTTCAAACAAGCTGCCAGGTGATGTGGATGCTGCCGACccatggaccacattttgagtagcaaggTGCTAGGACAGTCTGGAAGGTCCAGGGTTCAGCTCTTGAGTGcatgccctacaagagctcccaAGGCAGGGAAACAGAGGAAGCTGGCAGGGGAGTATGATCCAGTGGGACCTTGTGGGCACAACCAGGTCACAGCCCTTGGGATGTCTCCCAGCTGATTCAAGGCCCCAAGAAAAAGCCATTAAACCTGAGCACTTACaccttttatttgcaaaatacttTATAGTTTACAGAGCTTTTCACCTCTGTTCTCTTGTccaattttaaaaacagccattTAGAGATGtgtccattttagagatgagaaaaccgaggtcAGACAGATGAAGCAGCTTGAACTATCCAGTACCCTGGCTTTCACTGCACAAGTGTGTGTAGAGCATCTCCGATGTTCACAGCACCAAGCTAGACATGGGGGACCTAGAAGTCCACAAGAAAtgggccgggtgtgatggctcacccctgtaatctcagcactagcTGAGGcgaaaggatcgcttgagcctaggggctcaagaccagcctgggcaacatagtgagactctgtccctacattaaatttacaaattagccagctgtggtggtgcacacctatagtcccagctaatcagaaggctgaagcaggaggatcgcttgagcccaggaggtcgaggccgcagtgagccatattcatgccactgtgctccagcctgggtgacagagtgagactcccccatctcaaaacaaacaaaatgcaagaAATGGCTCCCAGTTTCAAGGAACCTCCAAGCTCGAAAGACAGGAATGTCCCATGCACAAATTACTAGCATGCAAGGCAGTGTATGGCGGGTGCAGTGGGCAGCTCTCCCACACACATTCAACACTGGTTTGCCCTTTTCACTCCCTGTGGGATGGCTGCTTCTCCGTGGTTTCAACCCCACCTACACTCTGATGACTCCCAGGTCTCTTCCA
The window above is part of the Macaca fascicularis isolate 582-1 chromosome 7, T2T-MFA8v1.1 genome. Proteins encoded here:
- the GPR68 gene encoding ovarian cancer G-protein coupled receptor 1, which codes for MRSVAPSGPKMGNITADNSSMSCTIDHTIHQTLAPVVYVTVLVVGFPANCLSLYFGYLQIKARNELGVYLCNLTVADLFYICSLPFWLQYVLQHDNWSHGDLSCQVCGILLYENIYISVGFLCCISVDRYLAVAHPFRFHQFRTLKAAVGVSVVIWAKELLTSIYFLMHEEVIEDEDQHRVCFEHYPIQAWQRAINYYRFLVGFLFPICLLLASYQGILRAVRRSHGTQKSRKDQIQRLVLSTVVIFLACFLPYHVLLLVRSVWEASCDFAKGVFNAYHFSLLLTSFNCVADPVLYCFVSETTHRDLARLRGACLAFLTCSRTGRAREAYPLGAPEASGKSGAQGEEPELLTKLHPAFQTPNSPGMVGSATGGLA